DNA sequence from the Manis javanica isolate MJ-LG chromosome 15, MJ_LKY, whole genome shotgun sequence genome:
GCTTACTTGTTGGGGTGTTGCAGTCTTGCCAGTACCAATGGCCCACACAGGTTCATAGGCTAGGACAACCTTGCTCCAGTCCTTCACATTATCTGTGGAACAGAGATCGGATGGAAGGGTGAATAGGAAGGAGCTAGCCAGCGTGCTCCCCAGGGAATGAAGACCAATGGTGGCTTACTGCCTCCTGGTGGCTGTTGGAGGAACTCCAAGTGGCATCTATACTGGGGCAGAAATGACAGGGAGGATGCAATTGTTCttacccttcccttcccttcccttcccttccctttcctgtgTTAGCATGGGGGTCAAGTCAGGCTGCAGGGAATCAGACCCCACCCTTATGTCTCTGTGGCCCTGGCTAGGCTCAAAGGTCCCTTTCTCCAGAGATACCTGCGATGACCTTGGTTTGTTCAAAAACAACCTTCTCGGTGATGCCAGCTTCTCTCTCATCCAGCTTCTCCCCAATGCAGGCAATTACTCCAAGTCCCTCTGCCAGGGCGTGGGCCACTTTCTGCCCAATCAGCTGTTGAGGAAGAGATTTGGTGAAACACCCTTCTTGGAATAAGCATCTCTTAGCTCTTCTTCTGGTTACTAACCTCATCTGATTCCCCAAAGACATGCCTTCTCTCTGAGTGTCCCAGGACGACCCACGTGGCACCACAGTCTTTGATCATGCCAGGgctgaagggagagagggagccaTGGTTCAGCAGGGTGCACACCCTGTGGCTTTCCCCTCCACTGTGGACAGTGAGAGCAGGGTCCCTACACAGCCGTCTCCGGCCTGCATCTCACCTGATCTCCCCAGTAAAAGCTCCATTAGTCACTTTGTAGCAGTTCTGTGCAGCCACAGCAATCTTGGGATCCAGCTTCTGCCGTACGAAGTCAATGTAGGCGGTGGGGGGCGCACAAACCACCTCTGAGGGTGAAAGCACAGGAAGCCTTCATTCTCCagcctccacccagtgctctggggcccCCAGCCCTCACTGGCCTTCTATCCCTTTTCATCCCAGCAAGGTAATCCTTGTCCACTTCCCAGCCCAGGCTGGGTCTATACCCAAGTCCTTAAGCCTTCCCGGTGAGGCCACGGCCCTcgccctgccctctgccttttAACAGCTGTGGTTCCGATTTCCCGGGGCTATTCTGGGCCTGGGCACCTCCTAGTCTCAGCATTCTCTTGGGGCCAACTCCGCCTCTCTACTAAAATAGCCCATCCCTACCTCCCCCAGGCAAGGCAAGGATTTTTAGTAAAAGCAGAAGGGGCCGACTCCTGGGGTCTGTTTTGGGGTCTTTGAGGAGTAAACGAGAGGGGAATGCCTCTTTCGACTAGGCCTGTGGTTCCGTGATTTAGGTGGGCGGGAGGGTAAGAACTGCCCTCTGCCCGTGGGTGGCAGGGGTGGACTAGCTAGCTCCTGGAGGCCTTGGCCTTTCCGGTTTCCAGGTGGAGAAGCTGCGGAATTGCTCCTCATTCTCAAATGGCTCAGCCTGTTTGGCACCTGATCAGCCCCTTCAGGGGAATGCAGGAGCCACGCAGCCTGAGGAGGGGAAAGGATCAGGGCGGGTAGCTCCAGGCCCAAGCGGGGCGCTCGGCGGGTGGGCAGGACGCAGGGAGGAGTCTCATGCTACGTGCGGCTGCTCACGGAGCCGGGGACCCAGGGGGGTAGGCAGCTTGAGTCCGCACGCTCGGCTTCCTCCCCCACACTCCCGGGCTGTCGCCGGCCTCCCGATCGCCCCCGGGGGCTCTGCTCCGCTCCCATCTAGGCTCCCGGCGGGCGCACCTCACTTCCTCCGAGTGACCCATGGAGTCTTTTCCCGCTCCAGAGTCAGAAGGCTCCGCCTTTCTCCCTCGACACACCCCCGGTACTGCGGCTGCGGAGCCACGGCGCCCAGGGCCATCATCCGGACCCCAATAGCCCTCGTCCGAAGCCCTGCATCCAGGTGCACGCGGACACCCGCCGCGAGAGCTCGGGGGAGGGCGCAGCCACGCCCGAccacccccaccccggccccTCCCCGGCGAGGGCTCACCCGTGTCGGCCGGCACCTTGGCCGCGTTCAGGGTGCTGATGAGCTCCCCCAGACCCTTCTTCCGCCCGTTCATCTTCCAGTTGCCCCCGACGAAGAACTTCCTGGAAGGCGCCATGGCGCTACCGCCAACACACTGAAGGTCAGCACCGCCGCGCAGTCGCTCCCACTGTCCGCTTATATAGAGCGCGGTGAGGCGGAACTCCGCCTCCCGCTTGTCGTCAGCCACGGTTAGCCCGGCCCCTGCCGGCAAGCCCTGCCCCCGGCCCCGCCCGCCCGCCGCGCTGCCGCGCTGCCGCGCTCTGACGTTTCCCCCTTTCTTTTAGCAACGTTCCAGCCTCAATTGCCTGCCAGACTTTCGGGAGAAGGCGAAAACTGTGCGCCCCCGCGCTTAGGCGAACCCCCACGTCACGATCCAGCCCCCACGAGGCCAGAGGTGGTCCCGGGGGAGCTCGCTGCCAGGCCCGGCCACTCCCACTGCTCGGCCTTAAGCCCACATTGCTCGCTTGGGCTGAGGGAACTCTGGGGGGCTTCTCTCTAACTCTGAGAAAAGGAGCCCCCGGCCCCCACTGGAGTAGCTGCATCTTGATCGCTGGGCAGAAGGGACAGCCCACATTGGCCTGGAAATGGGGAGCTAAGAAAGCCCGAAGAACCCTACACTTCGCCCCAGCTGGCCAAATGACAGGCTGTGtacagggcctggggcagggagatTTGGCAAGGACCCACTGGGCCCCTTTTTGGTGACTGCTGTTTGGAAGGGCTCTTCACCCCCAGCTGTCATCCACTCTACCCACCCTGACCTGACATCCCCCAGCCCTCAACTTTCCTCTACTGCCCCAGCGCTCTCTTTGACTCATCTCCACTGAATTTCCCAAGAGCTCTAGAATTCGGGAAAGTAGGGAACTTCCAGGTGGAGGAATGggggggctggcagggagggaaaatgggggctgggctgggcatcCTCAGAAGCTGGTCCCCATGCTGTCCCCAGTGAAGGTCAGTTCAGGGTACTAAACGAGACACAATCTAGCCATTGTACTTTTATTCACATCGTGTATTTTGGCATTTTTCCAGAGGACAGGGAAGAGACGGGGTGGGAGAAGGACTGAGGCAGGAGGGCGATGGGGATCCCCATTCCCTCACATGCCTCCTTGTCCGACCACACGCAAGGAGCAAACACAAAGGGGGACCGGAGGCACGGGTGCCCCTCCTTGGGAAGAGGCTGCATGGAGCtgcacccacccacacacacacacacagacaggccCCCTCCACACCAGGGGCTGGCAGGATTACAGAGAAGCAGAGCACTGTGGGGTCAGTGGGTAGGAAAGCAACAAAGTCTCCTCATAGACAGGTGGCTGGCCCACCCCCACTCCCTTCCGGCCCTGTCCCCAAAGTCTCTGAGTGCACCCCGTCCCCTGCTTTGCTTG
Encoded proteins:
- the TPI1 gene encoding triosephosphate isomerase, giving the protein MAPSRKFFVGGNWKMNGRKKGLGELISTLNAAKVPADTEVVCAPPTAYIDFVRQKLDPKIAVAAQNCYKVTNGAFTGEISPGMIKDCGATWVVLGHSERRHVFGESDELIGQKVAHALAEGLGVIACIGEKLDEREAGITEKVVFEQTKVIADNVKDWSKVVLAYEPVWAIGTGKTATPQQAQEVHEKLRGWLKSNISDAVAQNTRIIYGGSVTGATCKELASQPDVDGFLVGGASLKPEFVDIINAKQ